A region from the Paenibacillus humicola genome encodes:
- the disA gene encoding DNA integrity scanning diadenylate cyclase DisA, whose protein sequence is MKEPSPQEIMNQLLQMVAPGTAFRDGLDNVLRAKTGGLIVVGYSPEVMELVDGGFSINCDFSPNYLYELAKMDGAIILSEDRKRILYANTQLIPDSSISSIETGIRHRTAERVAKQTGKLVVSISQRRNVITLYQGNLRYSLKEMGVILTKANQAIQTLEKYKTVLNQSFTNLSALEFEELVTLQEVAHVIKRVEMVLRVKNEIKRYVNELGTEGRLISMQMEELVGGVEEEAWFLLKDYARDSQDERVREIRAAIHKLNSEELLDSGPIVKLLGYSATNTAVEELIAPRGYRLLSRIPRLPTVIMHNLIEHFQKLPHILMATIEELDAVDGIGEVRARAIKEGLKRIQEQMFIDRQI, encoded by the coding sequence ATGAAGGAACCAAGTCCACAAGAAATCATGAATCAACTGCTGCAAATGGTCGCGCCCGGGACCGCTTTCCGGGATGGTCTGGACAACGTTCTGCGTGCCAAAACGGGGGGACTCATTGTCGTCGGTTACAGTCCGGAGGTCATGGAACTCGTTGACGGGGGCTTTTCCATTAACTGCGATTTTTCTCCGAACTATTTGTACGAGCTGGCCAAAATGGACGGCGCCATTATTTTAAGCGAGGACCGCAAACGCATTTTATATGCCAATACGCAGCTTATTCCGGACAGCTCCATCTCGTCGATCGAGACGGGGATCCGCCACAGGACCGCGGAAAGGGTGGCCAAGCAGACGGGCAAGCTGGTCGTTTCCATTTCGCAGCGGCGTAACGTGATTACGCTGTATCAAGGAAATCTTCGTTATTCCCTGAAAGAAATGGGCGTTATTTTAACGAAGGCGAATCAGGCGATTCAAACGCTTGAGAAATATAAAACGGTGTTGAACCAGTCGTTTACGAATCTGTCCGCGCTTGAATTCGAAGAACTGGTTACGCTGCAGGAAGTCGCCCATGTGATCAAGCGGGTTGAAATGGTACTGCGCGTGAAAAACGAAATTAAACGTTATGTGAACGAGCTGGGGACCGAGGGCCGGCTGATCAGTATGCAGATGGAAGAGCTGGTCGGAGGCGTCGAGGAGGAAGCCTGGTTCCTGCTGAAGGATTACGCCCGAGACTCGCAGGACGAGCGGGTTCGCGAAATCCGGGCCGCGATTCATAAGCTGAATTCGGAGGAGCTGCTTGATTCGGGACCGATCGTCAAGCTGCTTGGTTACTCCGCAACAAACACCGCCGTCGAGGAGCTGATCGCTCCGCGCGGCTACCGGCTGCTGAGCCGGATTCCGCGGCTGCCAACGGTGATTATGCACAATTTGATCGAACACTTCCAAAAGCTGCCGCATATTTTGATGGCGACCATTGAGGAGCTGGATGCCGTCGACGGCATCGGTGAGGTCAGAGCCCGCGCAATTAAGGAAGGGCTGAAGCGGATCCAGGAACAGATGTTCATTGACAGACAAATCTAA
- the cysE gene encoding serine O-acetyltransferase: MFRHIRSDIATVFDNDPAARSKFEVVFTYSGLHAIWAHRLAHRLYRRGWFTIARIISQISRFFTGIEIHPGARIGERLFIDHGMGVVIGETCEIGDNVVIYQGVTLGGTGKEKGKRHPTIGNNVVIGSGAKVLGSFTVGDNVNIGSNAVVLREVPPNSTVVGNPGRVVKRNGERVGDRLDHTKLPDPVVEMLRDMQRQIDDLKAELRRDRMERKELEKEPIAGGEARR; encoded by the coding sequence ATGTTTCGCCATATCAGGTCCGATATCGCAACCGTGTTTGACAACGATCCCGCCGCCAGAAGCAAGTTCGAGGTCGTTTTTACGTATTCGGGCCTCCACGCCATCTGGGCGCATCGGCTGGCGCACCGGTTATACCGGCGGGGCTGGTTTACGATTGCGCGCATTATATCGCAGATCAGCCGGTTTTTTACCGGAATTGAAATTCATCCCGGCGCCAGAATCGGCGAGCGCCTGTTCATCGATCACGGGATGGGCGTCGTCATCGGCGAAACGTGCGAGATCGGGGATAATGTCGTGATTTACCAGGGCGTGACGCTCGGCGGCACCGGCAAGGAGAAGGGCAAACGACACCCGACCATCGGCAATAACGTCGTTATCGGTTCCGGGGCGAAGGTGCTGGGTTCGTTCACGGTTGGCGATAATGTCAATATCGGCTCGAATGCCGTCGTTTTGCGGGAAGTGCCCCCGAACAGCACCGTGGTCGGCAACCCGGGACGCGTCGTCAAACGAAACGGCGAACGGGTCGGCGACCGGCTCGACCATACGAAGCTGCCCGACCCCGTCGTGGAGATGCTGCGCGACATGCAGCGGCAAATCGACGACTTGAAAGCGGAACTGAGGCGCGACCGGATGGAGCGGAAGGAACTTGAGAAAGAGCCTATAGCTGGAGGAGAAGCGAGAAGATGA
- a CDS encoding DUF1573 domain-containing protein produces the protein MSAQTLTQFQQQVSDVLLRHRSLLDVMSKYGQSGAAVNRAVAKSVTECGCIELNARKQGFSDDINLEQAKVKLHHHMNGELCELCKDAIQNELGRNLFYMSAMCNLLGIQLDDVVAQESGKCSTLGLFNLT, from the coding sequence ATGAGTGCCCAAACGCTGACGCAATTTCAACAGCAAGTGTCCGACGTGCTGCTTCGGCACCGAAGTTTGCTGGACGTCATGTCGAAGTACGGCCAGTCCGGCGCCGCTGTCAATCGTGCCGTAGCGAAATCCGTAACGGAATGCGGCTGCATCGAATTGAATGCCCGCAAGCAGGGATTTTCCGACGACATCAACCTGGAACAAGCGAAGGTGAAGCTGCATCATCACATGAACGGCGAGCTGTGCGAGCTGTGCAAGGACGCCATTCAGAACGAATTGGGACGCAATTTGTTTTACATGTCTGCGATGTGCAACTTGCTGGGCATTCAGCTCGATGATGTGGTCGCCCAGGAATCAGGAAAATGCTCCACCCTCGGATTGTTTAATTTGACCTGA
- the gltX gene encoding glutamate--tRNA ligase has protein sequence MTDQVRVRYAPSPTGHLHIGNARTALFNYLFARSLGGAFIIRIEDTDVKRNVAGGEENQLTYLKWLGIDWDESVDVGGEYGPYRQTERLDMYRTCYEDLLARGLAYRCYCTEEELEREREEQIARGETPRYSGKHRDLSETERLAFEAEGRVPSIRFRVPEGRTYTFTDMVKGSISFESDGIGDFVIVKKDGIPTYNFAVAVDDHLMAISHVLRGEDHISNTPRQLMIYEALGWEPPQFGHMTLIVNEQRKKLSKRDESIVQFIEQYDALGYLPETLFNFIVLLGWSPEGEQEMFSREELIQAFDAARLSKSPAVFDTNKLAWMNNEYIKKTELPRLVELCLPHLQRAGRLPETLDDSGRAWAAALVALYQDKLRYASEIVELTELFFQADVQDEEEAKTVLAEQQVPAVLADFLDRVKALEALDVDNVKAAIKAVQQATGFKGKQLFMPIRAALTGQTHGPDLNQTIALLGKSKVETRLAARLA, from the coding sequence ATGACGGATCAGGTTCGCGTTCGCTACGCGCCGTCCCCCACCGGGCATCTTCATATCGGCAACGCCCGCACGGCCTTATTCAATTATTTGTTTGCCCGGAGCCTCGGCGGCGCCTTCATCATCCGGATCGAAGACACCGACGTGAAACGCAATGTGGCGGGCGGCGAGGAAAACCAGCTCACCTATTTGAAATGGCTCGGCATCGACTGGGATGAAAGCGTCGACGTCGGAGGCGAGTACGGCCCCTACCGGCAGACCGAGCGGCTGGACATGTACCGGACATGTTACGAGGACCTGCTTGCCCGGGGGCTGGCCTATCGGTGCTACTGCACCGAGGAGGAGCTGGAGCGGGAGCGGGAGGAGCAGATCGCGCGCGGCGAGACACCGCGCTACTCGGGCAAGCACCGCGATCTGTCCGAAACGGAGAGGCTGGCCTTCGAAGCGGAAGGCCGCGTGCCCAGCATTCGTTTCCGCGTGCCCGAAGGCCGGACGTACACGTTTACGGATATGGTCAAAGGCTCGATCAGCTTCGAATCGGACGGGATCGGCGATTTTGTCATCGTCAAAAAAGACGGCATTCCGACGTATAATTTCGCCGTTGCGGTCGACGACCATTTGATGGCGATCAGCCACGTGCTGCGGGGAGAGGACCATATTTCCAACACGCCGCGCCAGCTGATGATTTACGAGGCGCTGGGCTGGGAGCCGCCGCAGTTCGGCCACATGACGCTGATTGTCAACGAGCAGCGCAAAAAGCTGAGCAAACGCGACGAGTCGATCGTTCAGTTTATCGAGCAGTATGACGCGCTCGGCTATTTGCCGGAGACGCTGTTCAATTTCATCGTGCTGCTCGGCTGGTCGCCCGAGGGAGAGCAGGAAATGTTTTCCCGCGAGGAGCTGATTCAGGCGTTCGACGCCGCCCGCCTCAGCAAAAGCCCGGCCGTATTCGACACGAACAAGCTGGCGTGGATGAACAACGAATATATCAAGAAGACGGAGCTGCCGCGTCTTGTCGAGCTTTGTCTGCCGCACCTGCAGCGTGCGGGACGGCTGCCGGAGACGCTTGACGACAGCGGCCGGGCATGGGCGGCGGCGCTCGTCGCGCTTTATCAGGATAAGCTGCGTTACGCGTCGGAAATTGTGGAACTGACGGAGCTGTTCTTTCAGGCGGATGTTCAGGACGAGGAAGAAGCGAAGACGGTGCTGGCCGAGCAGCAGGTGCCTGCGGTGCTGGCGGACTTCCTGGATCGGGTCAAAGCGCTCGAAGCGCTGGACGTGGACAATGTCAAAGCTGCGATCAAAGCGGTGCAGCAGGCGACCGGCTTCAAAGGCAAGCAGTTGTTTATGCCGATCCGCGCCGCACTGACCGGGCAAACGCACGGACCCGACCTGAACCAAACGATTGCGCTGCTGGGCAAATCGAAGGTGGAGACGCGGCTGGCCGCCCGATTGGCTTAG
- a CDS encoding PIN/TRAM domain-containing protein, with translation MKRIIQTIGVLFGGAAGAQVYNGMNLGAFWSDTSYGMLQTSGGYYMNVGIGAVCGFVAASMLSGAIVKWMQRGVERAAAVPAGDLLSGAGGLTLGLALSALVYPAFSGLHGAAVFIPICFTVALGFIGLRLGLSKQEEISEKLAGLFQAKRKPAAADEESSYEEHKILDTSVIIDGRIADICKTGFIEGTLVIPEFVLEELQHIADSSDLLKRNRGRRGLDILNKIQKELDVKVLIYEGEVEEGEVDSRLVKLAKILKGKVVTNDFNLNKVCELQGVSVLNINDLANAVKPVVLPGEEIVVQVIKDGKEHGQGVAYLDDGTMIVVEGGRDYIGTTMEVLVTSVLQTSAGRMIFAKPKLLEKAL, from the coding sequence ATGAAACGAATTATTCAAACGATCGGCGTGCTGTTTGGCGGAGCGGCAGGCGCCCAAGTGTATAACGGGATGAATTTGGGCGCGTTTTGGAGCGATACGTCATACGGTATGCTGCAAACATCGGGCGGCTACTACATGAATGTTGGAATCGGCGCGGTGTGCGGCTTCGTGGCGGCGTCGATGCTGTCCGGAGCGATCGTCAAATGGATGCAGCGGGGCGTCGAACGCGCTGCGGCCGTCCCGGCGGGAGATTTGCTGTCCGGAGCGGGAGGGCTGACGCTTGGTCTAGCGCTGTCGGCTCTCGTGTACCCGGCTTTTTCGGGCCTTCATGGCGCGGCGGTCTTTATCCCGATTTGCTTCACGGTGGCGCTTGGCTTTATCGGCCTGCGCCTTGGCCTCAGCAAGCAGGAGGAAATCTCCGAGAAGCTTGCCGGCTTGTTTCAAGCGAAGCGCAAACCGGCTGCCGCCGATGAGGAAAGCAGCTATGAAGAGCATAAAATTTTAGATACAAGCGTCATCATCGACGGTCGGATCGCCGATATTTGCAAGACCGGGTTTATCGAAGGCACGCTGGTCATTCCGGAGTTCGTGCTGGAGGAACTGCAGCATATTGCCGATTCCTCGGACTTGCTGAAACGCAACCGCGGCCGGCGCGGACTGGACATTTTGAACAAAATCCAGAAAGAGCTCGACGTGAAGGTGCTCATTTACGAAGGGGAGGTTGAGGAGGGCGAGGTCGACAGCCGTCTGGTGAAGCTGGCCAAAATTTTGAAGGGCAAGGTCGTCACGAACGACTTCAACCTCAACAAAGTGTGCGAGCTGCAGGGCGTCTCGGTGCTGAACATTAACGATTTGGCCAACGCCGTGAAGCCGGTCGTGCTGCCTGGAGAAGAAATCGTCGTCCAGGTAATCAAGGACGGCAAGGAGCACGGGCAGGGTGTCGCCTATCTCGACGACGGCACGATGATCGTCGTGGAAGGCGGCCGCGATTATATCGGAACGACGATGGAAGTGCTCGTGACCAGCGTCCTGCAGACGTCCGCGGGACGGATGATATTCGCCAAGCCGAAGCTGTTGGAAAAAGCGCTGTAA
- the ispD gene encoding 2-C-methyl-D-erythritol 4-phosphate cytidylyltransferase, which produces MSRKRETWGVVVVAAGRGTRMGTAESKQYLPLRDKPILVHTLDVFNAMDEVGEIALVVPASDVRRCSELVRAFGIDKTSAVIAGGGERQHSVRLGLTELTSEWVMVHDGVRPLVSAAAIRRCMAEAGRSGASVLAVPVKDTIKQVNEAGVIVSTPDRRSLWAIQTPQAFRRSLLLDAHEKAAADGFVGTDDAMAVERLGVQVTVAEGEYTNIKITTPDDLPYAEFLLGERERLSTRFGRGEREL; this is translated from the coding sequence ATGTCGCGCAAACGGGAAACATGGGGCGTCGTCGTCGTGGCGGCGGGACGCGGAACGCGGATGGGGACGGCGGAGAGCAAGCAGTATCTGCCGCTGCGGGACAAGCCTATTCTGGTCCATACGCTGGACGTTTTTAATGCGATGGACGAGGTCGGCGAAATTGCGCTGGTCGTGCCCGCGTCCGACGTGCGGCGGTGCTCCGAGCTCGTACGAGCGTTCGGAATCGATAAAACATCGGCGGTGATTGCCGGTGGCGGCGAGCGTCAGCATTCGGTGCGGCTCGGTTTAACGGAGCTCACCTCCGAGTGGGTCATGGTGCACGACGGGGTACGTCCGCTGGTCAGCGCCGCCGCTATCCGGCGCTGCATGGCCGAAGCCGGGCGGTCCGGAGCAAGCGTGCTTGCGGTTCCGGTCAAAGACACGATCAAGCAGGTCAATGAAGCGGGTGTCATTGTTTCGACGCCCGACCGGCGCAGCTTGTGGGCGATCCAAACGCCGCAAGCTTTTCGTCGTTCCCTGCTGCTTGACGCGCACGAGAAAGCGGCGGCGGACGGCTTTGTCGGCACTGACGACGCGATGGCGGTCGAGCGGCTGGGCGTACAGGTAACGGTGGCGGAAGGGGAATATACAAATATCAAGATCACAACGCCCGATGACCTGCCTTATGCGGAGTTTTTACTTGGGGAACGGGAACGGCTTTCCACACGATTCGGGAGAGGGGAACGGGAGCTATGA
- the pssA gene encoding CDP-diacylglycerol--serine O-phosphatidyltransferase: protein MITKSIPSLFTVANLFLGIIAIILIFPDNAKPEIAAMMVIIAMLMDGVDGRVARALNAQSEFGKELDSLSDVISFGVAPAFIMYSVAFQELNAAPAWIITALFPICGALRLARFNVITSSSGYFIGLPIPAAGGVLATLALFHKDIPVSVLMASTLVLSFLMVSTIKYPNFKKVGIPRNAVWVVPIIAIITVVLGIVFHNHLSKIVFIPLVLYALYGLKKNVDRRLPVKFRKRRKPALQEDGVHTEHSA from the coding sequence ATGATTACGAAATCGATACCGAGTCTTTTTACGGTGGCGAATTTGTTTCTGGGGATTATCGCCATTATTCTTATTTTTCCCGATAACGCGAAGCCGGAGATCGCCGCGATGATGGTTATTATCGCCATGCTGATGGACGGAGTGGACGGACGTGTGGCAAGAGCGCTCAATGCGCAGAGCGAATTCGGCAAGGAGCTTGACTCGCTTTCGGATGTCATTTCGTTCGGCGTTGCGCCGGCCTTTATTATGTACAGCGTCGCTTTTCAGGAGCTGAACGCGGCTCCCGCTTGGATCATTACGGCGCTGTTCCCAATATGCGGGGCGCTGAGACTTGCCCGTTTCAATGTCATTACGAGTTCGTCGGGTTATTTCATCGGTCTTCCGATTCCGGCGGCGGGCGGAGTACTCGCTACGCTGGCCCTGTTCCACAAGGACATCCCGGTGTCAGTCCTGATGGCAAGCACGCTCGTGCTTTCGTTCCTGATGGTCAGCACCATTAAATATCCGAATTTCAAGAAAGTCGGTATTCCGCGAAACGCCGTATGGGTCGTGCCGATTATCGCAATCATAACGGTTGTGCTCGGCATTGTGTTTCACAATCACCTGTCCAAAATCGTCTTTATTCCGCTTGTGCTCTACGCGCTTTACGGCCTAAAAAAAAACGTTGATCGCCGTCTCCCCGTGAAATTTCGCAAACGCCGCAAACCGGCTCTGCAGGAAGACGGCGTTCATACGGAGCACAGCGCATAA
- the ispF gene encoding 2-C-methyl-D-erythritol 2,4-cyclodiphosphate synthase has product MIRIGQGFDVHQLTEGRPCIIGGVTIPYEKGLLGHSDADVLLHAISDAILGALGMGDIGKHFPDTDPAFKDADSLKLLRHVWSLAKERGYKLGNVDSTIIAQRPKMAPYIPQMTAIIAEALEAEEPLQVNVKATTTERLGFAGRGEGIAAQSVVSLVKVML; this is encoded by the coding sequence ATGATACGGATTGGACAAGGCTTCGACGTCCATCAGCTGACGGAAGGACGGCCGTGCATTATCGGCGGCGTCACGATTCCGTATGAGAAGGGGCTGCTAGGCCATTCCGACGCCGACGTGCTGCTGCACGCGATCAGCGATGCGATTCTCGGCGCGCTCGGAATGGGCGATATCGGCAAGCATTTTCCGGATACCGATCCGGCGTTCAAGGACGCGGACAGCCTGAAGCTGCTGCGTCATGTCTGGTCGCTGGCCAAGGAACGCGGCTACAAGCTGGGCAACGTCGATTCGACGATTATCGCGCAGCGGCCGAAGATGGCGCCTTACATCCCGCAAATGACGGCTATTATCGCGGAAGCGCTCGAAGCGGAAGAGCCGCTGCAGGTGAACGTCAAAGCGACGACGACGGAGCGGCTCGGCTTTGCCGGGCGGGGCGAAGGAATCGCGGCGCAGTCGGTTGTAAGCCTCGTGAAGGTTATGCTATGA
- the radA gene encoding DNA repair protein RadA: MAKVKIKFACTECGNESPKWLGKCPGCGSWNTMIEEKETIVKTQGMGSPLIQTKEKPRSIIHIESGQEPRIETKLQELNRVLGGGVVPGSLILVGGDPGIGKSTLLLQTSHALASKSLTVLYISGEESVRQTRLRADRLGALTESLYVLCETNMELINEAIESIRPDFLVIDSIQTVYDPNVPSAPGSVAQVRECTAHFMRVAKIKGIATVLVGHVTKEGAIAGPRLLEHMVDCVLYFEGERHHSYRLLRAVKNRFGSTNEIGIFEMGESGLREVTNPSELFLSERPLGVSGSIVVASMEGTRPVLVELQALVATTNFPSPRRMSTGIDHNRMALIIAVLEKRMGMFLQTQDAYLNVAGGVKLDEPAVDLAAAVSIASSFRDAPTRPFDVVFGEIGLTGEVRAVSRAEQRVKEAQKLGFKRVIMPEKSLKGWNPPSGIDIIGVETVSDALQAALG; the protein is encoded by the coding sequence ATGGCAAAAGTTAAAATCAAATTCGCATGTACCGAATGCGGCAACGAATCGCCGAAATGGCTGGGCAAATGTCCGGGCTGCGGTTCATGGAATACGATGATTGAGGAAAAGGAAACGATCGTCAAAACACAGGGTATGGGCTCACCGCTCATTCAGACGAAAGAAAAGCCGCGTTCCATCATACACATAGAAAGTGGCCAGGAGCCCCGAATCGAGACCAAGCTGCAGGAGCTTAACCGCGTGCTCGGCGGGGGCGTCGTGCCCGGTTCGCTCATTCTGGTCGGCGGGGATCCCGGGATCGGGAAATCGACGCTGCTGCTGCAGACGTCCCATGCGCTGGCGTCGAAATCGCTCACCGTGCTGTATATTTCCGGCGAGGAATCGGTTCGCCAAACGCGGCTGCGGGCCGACCGTCTCGGCGCGTTGACGGAGTCCCTCTACGTGCTGTGCGAGACGAACATGGAGCTGATTAACGAAGCGATTGAGTCAATCCGGCCGGATTTTCTCGTTATCGATTCGATTCAGACCGTATACGACCCGAACGTGCCTTCAGCGCCCGGCAGCGTCGCGCAGGTGCGTGAGTGCACGGCCCATTTTATGCGCGTCGCAAAAATTAAAGGCATCGCCACCGTGCTCGTCGGCCATGTGACGAAGGAAGGCGCAATTGCCGGCCCGCGTCTGCTGGAGCATATGGTGGATTGCGTGCTCTATTTCGAAGGCGAACGGCATCATTCGTATCGGCTGCTGCGCGCGGTCAAAAACCGCTTCGGCTCGACGAACGAAATCGGCATCTTCGAGATGGGCGAAAGCGGCCTGCGCGAAGTGACCAATCCGTCGGAGCTGTTTCTGTCGGAACGGCCGCTCGGCGTTTCGGGATCCATCGTCGTGGCGAGCATGGAAGGGACGCGTCCGGTGCTTGTCGAGCTGCAGGCGCTCGTGGCGACAACGAATTTTCCTTCACCGCGGCGGATGTCGACAGGCATCGACCATAACCGGATGGCACTCATCATTGCCGTGCTGGAGAAGCGAATGGGCATGTTCCTGCAAACCCAGGACGCTTATCTGAACGTCGCCGGCGGGGTGAAGCTTGACGAGCCGGCCGTCGACCTGGCGGCGGCCGTCAGCATCGCTTCCAGCTTCCGCGACGCGCCAACGAGACCGTTCGACGTCGTGTTCGGCGAGATCGGGCTGACCGGAGAGGTGCGCGCCGTATCGAGGGCGGAGCAGCGCGTAAAGGAGGCGCAAAAGCTCGGATTCAAGCGCGTGATCATGCCGGAGAAAAGCCTGAAGGGCTGGAACCCGCCGTCCGGCATCGATATCATCGGCGTAGAAACGGTGTCGGACGCGCTTCAGGCGGCGCTTGGATAG
- the cysS gene encoding cysteine--tRNA ligase, producing MSLHIYNTMSREKEEFKPQKPGKVKMYVCGPTVYDYIHIGNARPVILFDVLRRHLEASGYEVNYVMNFTDVDDKLIRKAEQLGTTVPEVAERFIAAFNENIEALGVRRATINPRVTDNIPEIIAFIGGLVDKGYAYESGGDVYFRTGKFDEYGKLSHQNIGELQFGIRIGVDERKDSALDFVLWKAAKPGEIFWESPWGPGRPGWHIECSAMAKKYLGDTLDIHGGGHDLQFPHHECEVAQSESLSGKPLAHYWMHNGYININNEKMSKSLGNGITVNELFKRVNAEAIRYFMLSGHYRSPLNFSDDTIEQAVNSVERIANCYCNLEHRLTVAVKTADEDAESLKSRIREIEGRFKAKLDDDFNTPDAITAVFDLVSEANQYLKRPVVSVESLQLLKESLESFDRVLGLLPIRQQAGLPDAEIDALIAERTEARRTKNWKRADEIRDQLAGEGILLEDTPQGIRWRRK from the coding sequence ATGAGCTTGCATATTTACAATACGATGTCACGCGAAAAAGAGGAATTCAAACCGCAGAAGCCGGGCAAAGTGAAGATGTACGTATGCGGTCCGACCGTGTACGATTACATTCATATCGGCAACGCCCGGCCGGTTATCCTGTTCGATGTTTTGCGGCGGCACCTGGAGGCGTCCGGCTACGAGGTCAACTACGTGATGAACTTTACCGACGTCGACGACAAGCTGATCCGCAAAGCCGAGCAGCTCGGGACGACCGTCCCCGAGGTCGCGGAACGGTTCATCGCCGCGTTCAACGAGAACATCGAAGCGCTCGGCGTGCGCAGGGCGACGATCAATCCGCGGGTAACCGACAATATCCCCGAAATCATCGCGTTCATCGGAGGTCTGGTCGACAAAGGCTACGCCTACGAAAGCGGCGGGGACGTTTACTTCCGCACGGGAAAATTCGACGAGTACGGCAAGCTTTCGCATCAAAATATCGGCGAGCTTCAGTTCGGCATCCGCATCGGCGTGGATGAACGGAAAGACAGCGCGCTCGATTTTGTCCTGTGGAAAGCGGCGAAGCCGGGCGAAATTTTTTGGGAGAGTCCCTGGGGTCCCGGCCGTCCCGGCTGGCATATCGAATGCTCGGCGATGGCGAAGAAATATCTTGGCGATACGCTCGATATTCACGGCGGCGGACACGATCTGCAGTTCCCGCATCACGAATGCGAGGTGGCGCAATCGGAATCGTTGTCCGGCAAGCCGCTGGCGCACTACTGGATGCACAACGGGTATATCAACATCAACAACGAGAAAATGTCGAAATCGCTCGGCAACGGCATTACGGTGAACGAGCTGTTCAAACGGGTCAATGCCGAGGCGATCCGCTATTTCATGCTGTCCGGGCATTACCGCAGTCCGCTCAATTTCAGCGACGATACGATCGAGCAGGCGGTCAACAGCGTCGAACGGATCGCAAACTGCTACTGCAATCTGGAGCACCGACTGACCGTCGCGGTCAAGACGGCGGACGAGGACGCGGAGAGCCTGAAGAGCCGCATCCGGGAAATTGAGGGCAGGTTTAAGGCGAAGCTGGACGACGACTTCAATACGCCGGATGCGATCACAGCCGTTTTCGATCTGGTCAGCGAGGCGAACCAATATTTGAAGCGTCCGGTTGTTTCGGTGGAAAGCCTGCAGCTGCTGAAGGAATCGCTCGAGTCGTTCGACCGCGTCCTCGGCTTGCTGCCGATTCGGCAGCAAGCCGGGCTGCCCGATGCGGAAATCGATGCGCTCATCGCCGAGCGGACCGAGGCGCGCCGGACGAAAAACTGGAAGCGGGCCGACGAGATCCGGGACCAATTGGCCGGCGAGGGCATTCTGCTCGAAGATACGCCGCAGGGCATCCGGTGGCGCCGCAAATGA